Proteins from a genomic interval of Dunckerocampus dactyliophorus isolate RoL2022-P2 chromosome 5, RoL_Ddac_1.1, whole genome shotgun sequence:
- the LOC129181195 gene encoding uncharacterized protein LOC129181195, translated as MSPLPARAKDNVCTEFGLTTALDGPPTKYKVDRMAEYECFASGGFKTDNQLGNYVGNTTVKCKVTWVRSWFPHANMIPIFITRPVWYENPGPNDQSCQNITMTIPNNQFLAEQSTAVADSYWMCGDDILRNVLPQQWIGLCTLVRMKVPVQVMDKGVREVLQTQGAIRFKRSYIPDSRVYLDAIGQPRGIPEEFKARSEIKAGLESIFLWITPNKNAELINYVYYNQQRFINYTNEALRALGEQLHETTKMSWQNRQALDWMLAEKGGVCHMFGEQCCTYIPMNTARGGSFTTAMSRISELSKELTGNAGKDVKALDWFTTKLGHWGANLARTGITVVIVLTVICLLLCCIVPILKKVLIKTFVRQMTALAVTKVAEAQLAQPVVEQPDLFPNPDNREDDDTDSEDSMSREV; from the coding sequence ATGAGTCCACTGCCTGCTCGGGCTAAGGATAATGTGTGCACTGAGTTTGGACTCACAACTGCCTTAGATGGACCCCCAACAAAGTATAAAGTAGATAGAATGGCAGAGTATGAATGTTTTGCAAGCGGTGGGTTTAAGACTGATAACCAACTTGGGAATTATGTGGGAAATACTACAGTGAAGTGTAAAGTAACTTGGGTACGATCTTGGTTTCCACACGCAAACATGATTCCGATTTTTATCACCAGACCGGTATGGTATGAGAACCCAGGCCCAAATGATCagtcatgtcaaaatataacaatgacaataccTAATAATCAATTTTTGGCTGAACAATCTACGGCAGTAGCGGACAGCTATTGGATGTGTGGAGATGACATATTGCGTAATgttctgcctcagcaatggattGGCCTGTGCACATTGGTAAGGATGAAAGTGCCCGTTCAAGTAATGGACAAAGGTGTCCGAGAAGTACTCCAAACACAGGGTGCCATTAGATTTAAACGATCATACATACCAGACTCTCGGGTCTATCTCGACGCAATAGGGCAACCACGAGGAATTCCAGAGGAATTCAAAGCTAGGAGTGAAATTAAGGCTGGTCTGGAGTCTATATTTCTCTGGATTACGCCCAATAAAAATGCGGAATTGATTAATTACGTGTATTATAATCAGCAACGCTTTATTAATTATACCAATGAAGCCCTCAGAGCGCTCGGAGAACAATTACATGAAACAACCAAAATGTCATGGCAAAATCGTCAAGCCTTGGATTGGATGCTTGCTGAGAAGGGGGGCGTTTGCCACATGTTTGGAGAACAATGTTGTACCTACATACCCATGAACACGGCCAGAGGAGGATCTTTTACGACAGCAATGTCTAGAATTAGTGAACTAAGCAAAGAGCTGACAGGAAATGCAGGGAAAGATGTAAAGGCACTTGACTGGTTCACCACAAAGCTTGGGCATTGGGGTGCTAACCTGGCAAGAACGGGAATAACTGTAGTAATAGTTTTGACAGTGATATGTCTGTTACTTTGTTGCATCGTACCCATTCTGAAGAAAGTACTGATTAAGACTTTTGTAAGACAGATGACTGCGCTGGCGGTTACCAAAGTGGCAGAGGCTCAGCTAGCGCAACCGGTGGTCGAGCAGCCTGATCTATTTCCCAATCCGGACAATCGGGAGGACGATGACACCGACTCAGAGGACTCAATGAGCCGTGAGGTATGA